Proteins from a genomic interval of Lelliottia amnigena:
- the ydcF gene encoding protein YdcF: MTMTLFPCLPEPTLAAINTVGEWLAQDDYQPGEPVEGVILAGNAVIPTIDAACRVASEQGIPLLISGGIGHSTTFLYAATARHPRYNTVPTTGRAEAAILADIARQFWNIPDERLQVEDQSTNCGENARFSRDILHQHQPLPERVLVVQDPTMQRRTMATFARVSRDDAVVPQWISHPGVIPRLQNSENGLVFCEGGDGLWPIERYLSLVLGELPRLRDDVDGYGPTGRDFIAHVDIPVEVESAWQILRHDMTLTDALISRSLL; encoded by the coding sequence ATGACGATGACACTTTTTCCGTGCTTACCCGAGCCGACGCTGGCGGCGATTAATACGGTTGGTGAATGGCTCGCGCAGGATGATTATCAGCCGGGAGAACCCGTCGAGGGAGTCATTCTGGCGGGGAATGCGGTGATTCCGACGATTGATGCCGCCTGCCGGGTGGCTTCAGAGCAGGGCATTCCGCTGTTGATCAGCGGGGGCATTGGCCACTCGACAACCTTTCTCTATGCCGCAACGGCACGTCACCCGCGCTACAACACCGTGCCGACGACCGGACGCGCAGAAGCCGCGATTCTGGCGGATATCGCGCGTCAGTTCTGGAACATTCCGGATGAGCGTTTGCAGGTCGAGGATCAGTCAACCAACTGCGGTGAAAACGCCCGCTTTAGCCGGGACATTTTACACCAGCATCAACCCCTGCCTGAGCGGGTGCTGGTAGTGCAAGATCCCACGATGCAGCGGCGCACCATGGCGACGTTTGCCCGGGTTTCTCGCGACGACGCTGTTGTCCCACAGTGGATAAGCCATCCGGGGGTTATCCCGCGTCTGCAAAATAGTGAAAACGGCCTGGTATTTTGCGAGGGAGGTGACGGACTGTGGCCGATTGAGCGCTATTTATCGCTGGTGCTCGGTGAGTTGCCGCGCCTGCGCGATGACGTTGACGGTTACGGACCGACGGGCCGCGATTTTATCGCTCATGTGGATATTCCTGTCGAGGTGGAGTCCGCATGGCAGATTCTACGCCACGATATGACGCTGACCGATGCGCTGATCAGCCGCTCGCTGCTGTGA
- the aldA gene encoding aldehyde dehydrogenase, with protein MTVPVQHPMYIDGQFVAWQGEAWIDVINPATEEVISRIPDGHADDARKAIDAADRAQPAWEALPAIERANWLRKISAGIRERASEISALIVAEGGKIQQLADVEVNFTADYIDYMAEWARRYEGEILQSDRPGENILVFKRALGVTTGILPWNFPFFLIARKLAPALLTGNTIVIKPSEFTPNNAIAFAKIVDDIGLPKGVFNLVLGRGETVGQALAGNPKVAMVSMTGSVTAGEKIMAAASKNITKVCLELGGKAPAIVMDDADLDLAVKAIVDSRVINTGQVCNCAERVYVQKGIYDQFVNRLGEAMKAVQFGNPAERNDIAMGPLINAAALERVEQKVARAVQEGAKVVLGGQAVEGKGYYYPPTLLLDVRQEMTIMHEETFGPVLPVVAFDTLDDALTMANDSEYGLTSSIYTQNLNVAMKAIKGLKFGETYINRENFEAMQGFHAGWRKSGIGGADGKHGLNEYLQTQVVYLQS; from the coding sequence ATGACGGTACCCGTACAACATCCTATGTATATCGATGGACAGTTTGTTGCCTGGCAAGGTGAAGCCTGGATTGATGTGATCAATCCGGCCACCGAAGAGGTCATTTCCCGAATTCCCGATGGTCACGCCGACGACGCCCGCAAAGCGATCGACGCGGCCGATCGTGCCCAACCTGCCTGGGAAGCGCTCCCGGCCATTGAACGCGCAAACTGGTTACGCAAAATCTCAGCGGGGATCCGCGAGCGGGCCAGCGAAATCAGCGCGCTGATCGTCGCCGAGGGCGGCAAAATTCAGCAACTGGCCGACGTGGAAGTGAATTTCACTGCGGACTACATCGATTATATGGCGGAATGGGCGCGTCGTTATGAGGGCGAAATCCTGCAAAGCGATCGCCCTGGCGAAAATATTCTGGTGTTTAAACGCGCGCTGGGCGTGACGACCGGCATTCTGCCGTGGAACTTCCCGTTCTTCCTGATTGCCCGTAAGCTCGCACCCGCGCTGCTGACCGGCAATACCATCGTTATCAAACCGAGCGAATTCACGCCCAATAACGCCATCGCCTTTGCCAAAATTGTGGATGACATTGGCCTGCCAAAAGGCGTGTTTAACCTGGTGCTGGGGCGGGGTGAAACTGTCGGCCAGGCGCTGGCGGGCAACCCGAAAGTCGCCATGGTCAGCATGACCGGCAGCGTGACGGCGGGTGAAAAAATCATGGCCGCCGCGTCGAAAAATATCACCAAAGTGTGTCTTGAGCTGGGGGGCAAAGCACCGGCTATCGTGATGGACGATGCCGATCTGGATTTGGCGGTCAAAGCGATTGTTGATTCTCGCGTCATCAATACCGGACAGGTGTGTAACTGCGCGGAACGCGTGTATGTGCAAAAAGGCATTTACGACCAGTTTGTAAATCGTTTGGGTGAGGCGATGAAAGCGGTGCAGTTTGGCAATCCGGCGGAACGCAATGATATCGCGATGGGGCCGCTGATCAACGCTGCTGCGCTTGAACGTGTCGAACAGAAAGTGGCGCGCGCGGTGCAGGAAGGGGCAAAAGTGGTCCTAGGGGGTCAGGCTGTTGAAGGCAAAGGCTATTACTATCCGCCAACGCTGCTGCTGGATGTACGTCAGGAGATGACCATTATGCACGAAGAAACCTTCGGTCCGGTGCTACCTGTGGTGGCATTTGATACGCTTGACGACGCGCTGACCATGGCTAACGACAGCGAATATGGTCTGACATCATCGATTTATACCCAGAATTTGAACGTGGCGATGAAAGCGATCAAAGGACTGAAATTCGGTGAGACGTACATCAACCGTGAGAACTTCGAAGCGATGCAGGGATTCCATGCGGGCTGGCGGAAATCAGGGATCGGTGGTGCGGACGGTAAACACGGTTTGAATGAGTATTTGCAGACGCAGGTGGTCTATTTGCAGTCGTGA
- a CDS encoding pectin acetylesterase produces the protein METLSRAALEKMMAHAVAHSATFTVWPHGEAPGAIGSDAVFTPEPRYTGTSDYDRSATGIRAPEITVYAPDKPNGVGILVTPGGSYRRVVLDKEGSALAPFFNARGYTLFVMTYRMPGDGHQEGADAPLADVQRAMRIVRANAQEWKLDPERIGVLGFSAGGHVAASLGTRFNEQVYHPIDAADELSARPAFMALVYPVITMHADIDHPGSRHELIGDNPTPVQIHRYSLEDRAERETPPTFLLHAIDDPAVKVENSLEMFTALRRLDVPVEMHLFERGKHGFGIRDAQGLPVAIWPELMMNWITTKV, from the coding sequence ATGGAAACTCTGAGCCGTGCAGCGTTAGAAAAGATGATGGCCCACGCCGTCGCCCACTCAGCAACGTTTACCGTCTGGCCTCATGGTGAAGCGCCTGGTGCCATAGGCAGCGACGCGGTTTTCACGCCAGAACCCCGCTATACCGGCACCTCTGATTATGATCGTTCCGCCACCGGCATTCGCGCCCCCGAAATTACCGTCTACGCACCCGATAAGCCCAACGGCGTCGGTATTCTGGTGACTCCCGGCGGGTCTTATCGTCGCGTCGTGCTTGATAAAGAAGGCAGCGCGCTGGCCCCCTTCTTCAATGCACGCGGCTACACCTTGTTTGTGATGACGTACCGCATGCCGGGCGACGGGCATCAGGAAGGCGCTGACGCCCCGCTCGCCGACGTCCAGCGTGCGATGCGTATTGTCCGTGCGAATGCGCAGGAGTGGAAACTCGATCCTGAGCGTATCGGCGTACTGGGATTTTCCGCAGGTGGTCACGTCGCCGCCAGCCTCGGCACGCGGTTTAACGAGCAGGTTTATCATCCCATAGATGCCGCCGATGAACTGAGCGCACGCCCCGCGTTTATGGCGCTGGTCTATCCGGTGATCACCATGCACGCCGATATCGATCATCCCGGTTCGCGTCATGAACTGATTGGCGATAACCCAACACCGGTGCAAATACACCGCTATTCGCTGGAGGACAGAGCGGAAAGAGAGACCCCGCCGACTTTCCTGCTCCATGCTATCGACGATCCAGCGGTTAAAGTTGAAAACAGCCTGGAGATGTTCACCGCCCTACGACGTCTGGATGTTCCCGTTGAAATGCACCTGTTTGAGCGCGGGAAACACGGGTTTGGTATCCGCGATGCGCAGGGCCTGCCGGTCGCCATATGGCCAGAACTGATGATGAACTGGATCACCACCAAAGTGTGA
- the gap gene encoding glyceraldehyde-3-phosphate dehydrogenase: MSKIGINGFGRIGRLVLRRLLETQDSNTVVAINDLTSPKVLAYLLKHDSNYGPFPWSVDFTEDSLIVDGQSIAVYAEKEAKHIPWTSAGVDLVVECTGFYTSEEKSKAHLDAGAKKVLISAPAGDMKTIVFNVNDDTIDASDTIISVASCTTNCLAPLAKALQDSFGIKVGTMTTIHAYTGTQALVDGPRGKDLRASRAAAENIIPHTTGAAKAIGLVIPALVGKLKGHAQRVPVKTGSVTELVTILEKKVSVDDIHNALKKATENNESFGYTDEEIVSSDVIGSHFGSIFDATQTEVTEAGDVQLVKTVAWYDNEYGFVTQLVRTLDKFAAL, encoded by the coding sequence ATGAGTAAAATTGGCATTAACGGATTCGGTCGCATCGGACGCCTGGTTTTACGTCGTTTGCTTGAAACGCAGGACAGCAATACCGTCGTCGCAATTAACGACCTCACCTCACCCAAAGTGCTGGCCTATCTGTTAAAACACGATTCCAACTACGGCCCTTTCCCCTGGAGCGTCGATTTCACCGAAGATTCACTGATTGTCGATGGTCAGTCGATCGCGGTTTACGCCGAGAAAGAGGCCAAACATATTCCGTGGACATCGGCAGGCGTTGACCTCGTTGTCGAATGTACCGGTTTTTATACCTCAGAGGAAAAATCAAAAGCCCATCTGGACGCCGGCGCGAAGAAAGTGCTGATTTCAGCGCCAGCCGGTGACATGAAAACGATCGTCTTCAACGTGAATGACGACACGATTGACGCCAGCGATACCATTATTTCTGTCGCATCCTGTACCACCAACTGCCTGGCTCCGCTGGCAAAAGCGCTGCAGGACAGTTTTGGTATTAAGGTGGGTACTATGACCACCATTCACGCCTATACCGGCACCCAGGCGCTGGTGGATGGTCCTCGGGGCAAAGATCTTCGCGCATCGCGAGCGGCGGCTGAAAATATCATCCCACACACTACAGGTGCGGCAAAGGCCATTGGGCTGGTCATCCCGGCACTGGTCGGCAAGCTGAAGGGCCATGCTCAGCGCGTGCCCGTCAAAACCGGTTCCGTCACCGAGTTAGTGACAATTCTTGAGAAAAAAGTCAGCGTGGATGACATTCACAACGCTCTTAAAAAAGCGACGGAGAATAACGAATCCTTTGGCTATACCGACGAAGAAATTGTGTCGTCAGACGTGATTGGATCGCATTTTGGTTCGATATTCGACGCCACCCAGACCGAAGTGACAGAGGCGGGTGATGTCCAGCTGGTGAAAACCGTTGCCTGGTACGACAACGAATATGGGTTTGTCACACAGCTGGTGCGCACGCTCGATAAGTTTGCCGCGCTGTAA
- the cybB gene encoding cytochrome b561 produces MRNKYTGLQIGIHWLVFLLVIVAYCAMEFRGFFPRSARPLINMIHVSCGISILVLMCARLLVRLKFPAPPIQPKPKAMITGMSHLGHLMVYLLFIALPIIGLVMIYNRGNDWFAFGMVMPHAAEANFDLVDTMKFWHETLANLGYFLIGLHAFAALLHHYYWKDNTLLRMMPKKRS; encoded by the coding sequence ATGCGCAATAAATATACTGGCCTGCAAATTGGCATCCACTGGCTGGTGTTTCTTTTGGTGATCGTTGCCTACTGTGCCATGGAGTTTCGCGGCTTTTTCCCGCGCAGCGCTCGCCCGTTAATCAACATGATTCATGTCTCTTGCGGGATTTCTATTCTGGTGTTGATGTGCGCCCGCCTGCTGGTGCGTTTGAAGTTCCCTGCGCCGCCGATTCAGCCAAAACCTAAAGCGATGATCACCGGCATGTCGCATCTGGGGCATCTGATGGTCTATCTGCTGTTTATTGCGCTACCGATTATCGGCCTGGTGATGATTTACAACCGAGGCAACGACTGGTTTGCTTTCGGAATGGTGATGCCTCACGCAGCGGAGGCCAATTTTGATCTGGTGGATACGATGAAATTCTGGCACGAGACGCTGGCGAACCTGGGCTATTTCTTGATTGGTTTGCATGCCTTTGCGGCCCTGCTGCATCACTATTACTGGAAAGACAACACGCTCCTGCGCATGATGCCGAAAAAACGCTCCTGA
- the galE_2 gene encoding NAD-dependent epimerase/dehydratase gives MKIVLTGSAGRIGHTIAVQLLVDGHQITGIDLTPARIEHAHYHHVQCRFEQAETLGDAVKGADVLLHIGAMMSWQPKDNAAMFHANVTATQWLLDAARAAGVKRFVFASSGEVYPEVRAQFQPVTEDHPRNPVSFYGLTKKLAEDLVLFYQQQGLETVILRFPHTQSIDELLDPESFFSGPRFFLDGKIRQMRSFGNDLVADKLQTVRDRQGGPAMIVQYGEDDNLPYQMHIADVRDTADGVILAMSHPQAANGIYNLGTDEPVAFEDMLPLMAQATGLPLIDIAMPGKAVRFKTSNQKIKRELGYQPRFTFPDMIAQAARLTANRHNAKESV, from the coding sequence ATGAAAATTGTACTCACAGGTTCCGCCGGACGAATTGGTCACACAATTGCTGTTCAGTTGCTGGTGGATGGGCACCAGATAACCGGAATTGACCTTACGCCCGCAAGAATAGAGCATGCGCATTATCACCATGTGCAATGCCGGTTTGAGCAGGCAGAGACGCTGGGCGATGCGGTGAAGGGCGCAGACGTTCTGCTACACATTGGTGCGATGATGTCGTGGCAGCCTAAAGACAATGCCGCGATGTTCCACGCCAATGTGACCGCTACACAATGGCTGTTGGATGCCGCCAGAGCCGCAGGCGTGAAGCGCTTTGTTTTCGCCAGCAGTGGCGAAGTGTATCCAGAAGTGCGCGCGCAGTTTCAGCCCGTGACCGAAGATCATCCACGTAACCCGGTTTCGTTCTATGGCCTGACCAAAAAGCTGGCGGAGGATCTGGTGTTGTTCTATCAGCAGCAGGGACTGGAAACGGTGATTTTGCGTTTTCCGCACACACAATCCATTGATGAACTGCTTGATCCTGAGAGCTTCTTTTCGGGACCGCGCTTTTTCCTGGACGGTAAAATTCGCCAGATGCGTTCGTTTGGCAATGATCTCGTGGCCGACAAACTGCAAACCGTGCGCGATCGACAGGGGGGACCGGCGATGATTGTCCAGTACGGCGAAGACGATAACCTGCCGTACCAGATGCATATCGCTGATGTGCGCGATACGGCGGACGGCGTCATTCTTGCGATGTCGCATCCGCAGGCGGCGAACGGCATTTATAATCTTGGCACTGATGAGCCCGTCGCATTTGAAGATATGCTGCCGTTGATGGCGCAGGCAACTGGCTTGCCGCTGATTGATATCGCGATGCCAGGCAAGGCCGTGCGATTTAAAACCAGTAACCAAAAAATTAAACGCGAACTGGGCTACCAGCCGCGTTTCACCTTTCCTGACATGATTGCGCAAGCCGCACGACTTACCGCTAACAGACATAATGCAAAGGAGAGTGTATGA